Proteins encoded together in one Paenibacillus sp. window:
- a CDS encoding transposase, translating into MDETLLTGGDFSMPPKKGQKFTQYSEETKAEAVRLRVEENWPYSKIMEKLGIMSESQILNWVRKTQSGESFEDYRGRWTRKHFSSVEEENAHLKAQVEYLKKLNPNLHGEGSWISKPGSSPFEK; encoded by the coding sequence ATGGATGAAACACTGTTGACCGGAGGGGATTTTTCTATGCCGCCAAAGAAAGGGCAAAAGTTCACCCAGTATTCTGAAGAGACCAAGGCTGAAGCAGTTCGTCTTCGTGTTGAGGAGAATTGGCCATACTCTAAGATCATGGAGAAACTGGGGATTATGAGTGAAAGCCAGATCTTGAACTGGGTGCGTAAAACACAAAGTGGGGAAAGCTTCGAGGACTACCGTGGACGTTGGACAAGGAAGCACTTCAGCAGTGTAGAGGAAGAAAATGCACACTTGAAAGCGCAGGTTGAGTACCTAAAAAAGCTCAATCCAAATCTACATGGGGAGGGAAGTTGGATAAGCAAGCCAGGTTCGAGTCCATTCGAGAAGTGA
- a CDS encoding ABC transporter permease has translation MNSAEGTLSASRSSLFWKRLKNQKYYQLFVILGMLFLLIFAYTPMFGIIMAFKRYSIVDGISGIFTTPWVGFQHFNEFFNDYKFAQLVENTLAISFLKILFAFPIPILFAIMLNEVRHAFFKRFVQTVSYFPHFISWVVVSGLVFVFLSNEEGIANHFLMQLGFITKPIPFLTSADHFWGLAVGTAVWKEAGWWTIIFLAAIAGIDPSLYEAAQIDGAGRLSRIWNITLPGMKSAIVTVLILSIGSLLGGGLVGSNFEQSFLLGNPINSDKSEIIQTYAFKVGLAEGRVAYAAAVDLIQAVISVMLIFGSNYIAKRVAKTSLF, from the coding sequence ATAAATTCCGCCGAAGGGACGTTGAGTGCGTCTCGTTCCTCATTGTTTTGGAAGCGCCTTAAGAATCAAAAGTATTACCAGCTCTTCGTCATCTTAGGCATGCTGTTTCTGCTGATCTTCGCGTACACGCCGATGTTCGGAATTATAATGGCCTTCAAAAGATACAGCATCGTCGACGGGATTTCAGGCATTTTCACGACACCCTGGGTAGGTTTTCAACATTTCAATGAGTTCTTCAACGACTACAAATTTGCGCAGCTGGTCGAAAACACATTGGCAATTAGCTTTCTAAAAATCTTGTTCGCGTTCCCGATTCCGATTTTGTTCGCGATCATGCTAAATGAGGTCCGGCACGCGTTCTTCAAACGTTTCGTACAGACGGTCAGCTATTTTCCGCATTTCATCTCGTGGGTCGTGGTGTCCGGTCTCGTCTTTGTGTTTCTGTCCAACGAAGAGGGCATCGCCAATCACTTTCTGATGCAGCTGGGGTTCATTACTAAGCCGATCCCGTTCCTCACGTCGGCGGACCATTTCTGGGGACTTGCGGTCGGTACGGCGGTGTGGAAGGAGGCGGGGTGGTGGACGATCATCTTCCTTGCCGCGATCGCCGGGATCGATCCCTCGTTGTATGAAGCGGCGCAGATCGACGGCGCCGGGCGATTGTCGCGCATCTGGAACATTACGCTGCCCGGGATGAAGAGCGCCATCGTGACCGTCTTGATTCTGTCGATCGGGAGCTTGCTGGGCGGCGGCTTGGTCGGCTCGAATTTCGAACAGTCCTTCCTGCTCGGAAATCCGATCAACAGCGACAAGTCGGAAATTATTCAGACGTACGCGTTCAAGGTCGGTCTCGCCGAAGGGCGTGTCGCCTACGCGGCCGCCGTGGACCTGATTCAAGCGGTCATCTCGGTGATGCTGATCTTCGGAAGCAACTACATCGCGAAGCGAGTCGCGAAGACGAGTCTGTTTTAG